In Nocardioides marinus, one DNA window encodes the following:
- a CDS encoding sulfotransferase family 2 domain-containing protein yields MVISDRARLLFVHVQKTGGSTIHNRLTEVLPDARQVKGVDRHGTLNQILRIEPELSTYWTFGMVRNPWARMLSWYNMVDRFRSSKEGGASRLDRKNNFMRTVGETCPDFEAFVMKGLDEFKRLQTPQWRYLATKTRRADFIGRQETLEDDLRAVHAKFDIEWTPLNSVNIDRSRPDYKSGEPELGGRDVRYREHYTDAMRTRVEAVFARDVQAFGYEF; encoded by the coding sequence ATGGTGATCTCCGACAGGGCGCGCCTGCTCTTCGTGCACGTGCAGAAGACAGGCGGGTCGACCATCCACAACCGGCTGACCGAGGTCCTCCCGGACGCTCGGCAGGTCAAGGGCGTGGACCGGCACGGCACCCTGAACCAGATCCTGCGCATCGAGCCCGAGCTCTCGACCTACTGGACCTTCGGCATGGTGCGGAACCCGTGGGCCCGCATGCTCTCCTGGTACAACATGGTCGACCGCTTCCGCAGCTCCAAGGAGGGCGGCGCGAGCCGCCTGGACCGCAAGAACAACTTCATGCGGACCGTGGGGGAGACCTGCCCGGACTTCGAGGCCTTCGTGATGAAGGGGCTCGACGAGTTCAAGCGGCTGCAGACGCCGCAGTGGCGCTACCTGGCCACCAAGACGCGCCGCGCCGACTTCATCGGCCGCCAGGAGACCCTCGAGGACGACCTGCGCGCGGTGCACGCCAAGTTCGACATCGAGTGGACCCCCCTCAACAGCGTCAACATCGACCGCTCCCGCCCCGACTACAAGTCCGGCGAGCCCGAGCTGGGCGGTCGCGACGTGCGCTACCGCGAGCACTACACCGATGCCATGCGCACCCGCGTGGAGGCGGTCTTCGCCCGCGACGTGCAGGCCTTCGGGTACGAGTTCTGA
- a CDS encoding ATP-dependent RNA helicase produces MVQAPPGSGKTTLVPPAVALAAGGRVVVTQPRRIAARAAAARLAHLLGESVGETVGYAVRGDRCTSSSTRIEVVTSGLLLRRLQGDPGLDGVSAVVLDEVHERALDSDLLLALLLDVRGALREDLALVAMSATVEAERFAALLGGAPVIDVPGTLHPVTTSWAGPPPGVLPVDDRGVTPAFLDHVAATVRRALVEREGDVLVFVPGAREVDRVCRALVGTGVDVLPLHGRLDAAAQDDALRERPGRRVVVATAVAESSLTVPGVRVVVDAGLSREPRYDAARGLGGLVTVRVSRAAADQRAGRAGRLGPGAAYRCWSEADHAHLTAHPSPEIAVADLTGLALDLAVWGTPDAAGLSLPDPPPAAALDAARRTLLDLGAVDADGRATDRGRSLADVPADPRLARALLDGAARVGPRLAAEVVAMLQEDLPAPGGDLVAALRRARHEQPRRWAADVRRLERLAGEERALSGGRAATSASEERALPGGRAATSASEERALSGGRAATSASEERALSGGRAATSASEERASRPPSLDTAVALVVALAHPDRVARRRPDGRFVMVGGTGARLADPALAQQEWLAVADVERRPGEREARVRSAAVLDEQTALAVAVARRTESDEVTWREGRLRARRVVRLGAIELSSTPRPRPDPATAADAVRTGLARDGLGVLPWTPAAEAMRARLAFLHRALGEPWPDVSDAALLAEPATWLDLTTDTPDLASGLRALVPWPEAGRLDELAPARLAVPSGSTYAVDYADASGQPVLAARLQECFGWTETPRLAGVPVLLHLLSPAGRPLAVTGDLASFWVNAYPGVRAEMRGRYPKHAWPEDPLTAEPGRFTRRRPDPPRAR; encoded by the coding sequence GTGGTGCAGGCGCCCCCGGGATCCGGCAAGACCACGCTCGTCCCGCCCGCGGTCGCCCTCGCGGCCGGCGGGCGGGTCGTGGTGACCCAGCCCCGGCGGATCGCGGCCCGGGCGGCGGCGGCGCGTCTCGCCCACCTGCTCGGGGAGTCCGTCGGGGAGACGGTGGGCTACGCGGTGCGTGGCGACCGGTGTACGTCGTCCTCGACCCGCATCGAGGTCGTCACCAGCGGGCTGCTGCTGCGCCGGCTCCAGGGCGACCCGGGGCTCGACGGGGTCTCGGCCGTCGTGCTCGACGAGGTGCACGAGCGGGCCCTGGACTCCGACCTGCTGCTCGCGCTGCTGCTCGACGTGCGCGGGGCGCTGCGTGAGGACCTCGCGCTGGTCGCGATGTCGGCCACGGTGGAGGCGGAGCGGTTCGCGGCCCTGCTCGGGGGTGCCCCGGTCATCGACGTGCCCGGGACGCTGCACCCGGTGACGACCAGCTGGGCGGGCCCGCCTCCCGGGGTGCTGCCGGTGGACGACCGGGGTGTCACCCCGGCGTTCCTGGACCACGTGGCCGCCACCGTCCGCCGCGCGCTCGTCGAGCGGGAGGGCGACGTCCTGGTCTTCGTCCCCGGCGCCCGCGAGGTCGACCGGGTCTGCCGTGCGCTGGTGGGAACCGGCGTGGACGTGCTGCCCCTGCACGGTCGACTCGACGCCGCGGCCCAGGACGACGCGCTGCGCGAGCGTCCCGGCCGCCGGGTGGTGGTCGCCACCGCGGTCGCCGAGTCCTCGCTGACGGTCCCGGGGGTGCGGGTCGTCGTCGACGCCGGGCTGTCGCGGGAGCCGAGGTACGACGCGGCGCGCGGCCTCGGCGGCCTCGTCACCGTCCGGGTCAGCCGGGCGGCCGCCGACCAGCGAGCCGGCCGGGCGGGCCGGCTGGGCCCGGGTGCGGCGTACCGCTGCTGGAGCGAGGCCGACCACGCCCACCTCACCGCGCACCCGTCCCCGGAGATCGCGGTCGCCGACCTGACCGGGCTCGCGCTGGACCTCGCGGTGTGGGGCACGCCCGACGCCGCGGGGCTCTCGCTGCCCGACCCGCCCCCGGCCGCGGCCCTCGACGCGGCACGGCGCACCCTGCTCGACCTCGGTGCCGTCGACGCCGACGGCCGCGCCACGGATCGCGGGCGCTCCCTGGCCGACGTGCCGGCGGACCCCCGCCTGGCCCGCGCACTGCTGGACGGTGCCGCGCGGGTCGGGCCGCGGCTGGCCGCCGAGGTCGTCGCGATGCTCCAGGAGGACCTCCCGGCACCGGGTGGCGACCTCGTGGCCGCGCTGCGCCGCGCCCGGCACGAGCAGCCCCGGCGCTGGGCCGCCGACGTGCGCCGTCTCGAGCGGCTGGCCGGCGAGGAGCGGGCCCTGTCCGGTGGTCGAGCAGCGACGAGCGCCAGCGAGGAGCGGGCCCTGCCCGGTGGTCGAGCAGCGACGAGCGCCAGCGAGGAGCGGGCCCTGTCCGGTGGTCGAGCAGCGACGAGCGCCAGCGAGGAGCGGGCCCTGTCCGGTGGTCGAGCAGCGACGAGCGCCAGCGAGGAGCGGGCGTCGAGACCACCCTCCCTCGACACGGCCGTCGCCCTGGTGGTCGCACTGGCGCACCCCGACCGGGTCGCCCGGCGCCGCCCGGACGGACGGTTCGTCATGGTCGGCGGCACCGGGGCGCGGCTGGCCGACCCGGCGCTGGCCCAGCAGGAGTGGCTGGCCGTCGCGGACGTCGAGCGCCGACCGGGGGAGCGGGAGGCACGCGTCCGCTCCGCGGCGGTGCTCGACGAGCAGACGGCGCTGGCGGTGGCCGTCGCCCGCCGCACGGAGAGCGACGAGGTGACCTGGCGCGAGGGCCGGCTGCGTGCGCGCCGGGTGGTCCGGCTGGGCGCGATCGAGCTCTCCAGCACCCCGCGGCCGCGTCCCGACCCGGCGACGGCCGCCGACGCCGTACGCACCGGTCTCGCGCGCGACGGGCTCGGGGTCCTGCCCTGGACGCCGGCGGCCGAGGCGATGCGGGCGCGCCTGGCGTTCCTGCACCGGGCACTGGGGGAGCCGTGGCCGGACGTCTCCGACGCGGCCCTGCTGGCCGAGCCCGCGACGTGGCTGGACCTCACTACCGACACCCCGGACCTCGCCTCGGGGCTGCGCGCCCTCGTGCCCTGGCCGGAGGCGGGCCGGCTCGACGAGCTCGCGCCGGCCCGGCTGGCGGTCCCGAGCGGGTCGACGTACGCCGTGGACTACGCCGACGCCTCCGGGCAGCCGGTGCTGGCGGCCCGGCTCCAGGAGTGCTTCGGCTGGACCGAGACGCCCCGGCTGGCCGGGGTGCCGGTGCTCCTGCACCTGCTCTCGCCCGCCGGGCGACCGCTCGCGGTCACCGGCGACCTGGCGTCGTTCTGGGTCAACGCCTACCCGGGCGTCCGGGCCGAGATGCGCGGGCGCTACCCCAAGCACGCCTGGCCGGAGGATCCGCTGACCGCCGAGCCGGGTCGGTTCACCCGTCGCCGTCCCGACCCTCCTCGGGCCCGCTGA
- a CDS encoding DUF5998 family protein: MRPTRTDDRDVAPELRKAIERTGYYPEVVHDAVDSAVAGEQVVSFYVHHEPTFEHDEVRRHQSVVVLTPTRLLLAHTDEHAGDDLLPEPYTSTSTEAISLAAVRSVVVTRMVTNPTKGPSRPAEANVTIGWGGVSRVDLEPAGCSDPNCDADHGYTGVLASDDFSLRVSAAADGQDAVVGLLAFAEQLSARTQS; the protein is encoded by the coding sequence ATGCGTCCCACCCGCACCGACGACCGTGACGTGGCCCCCGAGCTGCGCAAGGCCATCGAGCGCACCGGCTACTACCCCGAGGTCGTCCACGACGCCGTGGACTCCGCCGTGGCCGGCGAGCAGGTCGTCTCCTTCTACGTCCACCACGAGCCGACCTTCGAGCACGACGAGGTACGCCGGCACCAGAGCGTCGTCGTCCTCACCCCGACCCGCCTGCTGCTCGCCCACACCGACGAGCACGCCGGCGACGACCTGCTGCCCGAGCCCTACACCTCCACCTCCACCGAGGCGATCTCGCTGGCCGCGGTCCGCTCGGTGGTGGTCACCCGGATGGTCACCAACCCGACGAAGGGGCCGAGCCGGCCCGCCGAGGCCAACGTGACGATCGGCTGGGGCGGCGTGAGCCGGGTCGACCTGGAGCCCGCCGGCTGCAGCGACCCCAACTGCGACGCCGACCACGGCTACACCGGGGTCCTGGCCTCCGACGACTTCTCGCTGCGCGTCTCGGCCGCCGCCGACGGGCAGGACGCGGTCGTGGGGCTGCTCGCGTTCGCCGAGCAGCTCAGCGCGCGGACCCAGTCCTGA
- the pyrR gene encoding bifunctional pyr operon transcriptional regulator/uracil phosphoribosyltransferase PyrR, whose product MSEQPPSSPAPQSDGPAGEPEGRVVLDDRDIARALTRISHEILERNKGAADLVLLGIPSRGVPLARRVAERIAAVEGVEVPVGSLDITMYRDDLRKHPARGPQHTEIPAGGIDGRTVVLVDDVLYSGRTVRAALDAMNDIGRPDVVRLAVLVDRGHRDLPIRADHVGKNLPSARTERVAVRLAELDDVEGVWIS is encoded by the coding sequence GTGTCAGAGCAGCCGCCTTCCAGTCCCGCCCCCCAGTCCGACGGCCCCGCAGGCGAGCCCGAGGGCCGCGTCGTCCTCGACGACCGCGACATCGCGCGGGCGCTGACCCGGATCTCCCACGAGATCCTCGAGCGCAACAAGGGCGCCGCCGACCTGGTGCTGCTGGGCATCCCCAGCCGTGGCGTCCCCCTGGCCCGCCGCGTCGCGGAGCGCATCGCCGCCGTCGAGGGCGTCGAGGTGCCCGTCGGCAGCCTCGACATCACGATGTACCGCGACGACCTGCGCAAGCACCCCGCCCGCGGCCCGCAGCACACCGAGATCCCGGCCGGCGGCATCGACGGTCGCACGGTCGTGCTCGTCGACGACGTCCTCTACTCCGGTCGCACCGTGCGCGCGGCCCTGGACGCGATGAACGACATCGGCCGCCCCGACGTCGTGCGCCTCGCGGTGCTGGTCGACCGCGGCCACCGCGACCTGCCGATCCGGGCCGACCACGTCGGCAAGAACCTCCCCAGCGCACGCACCGAGCGCGTCGCCGTGCGGCTCGCCGAGCTCGACGACGTCGAGGGGGTGTGGATCAGTTGA
- a CDS encoding dihydroorotase: protein MSAAPTRLVIRGASVLGEATADLLVVDGVIAEVGSSVDTTGVEVHDADGLVALPGLVDLHTHLREPGREDAETVVTGSRAAAVGGFTAVLAMANTSPVTDTAEAAERVHDLGVAAGLVDVHPVGAVTKGLAGEELAELGLMHRSRARVRVFSDDGKCVADPRVMRRALEYVKAFGGVISQHSQDPSLAGPTSCCHEGELSGRLGLPGWPGVAEEVIVARDVMLARHTGSRVHVAHASTAGTVEVLRWAKSQGIAVTAEVTPHHLLLTTDLLAGYDPTFKVNPPLRPQEDVLALREALADGTIDAVATDHAPHARHDKEHAFVDAAFGMLGLETALPVVAHVMVESGQMGWADVARVMSTTPAAIAGLEGQGRGLGVGAPANIVLVDPAADLTVDRDASVSLSRNNPWHGRTFGAAVRATFLRGRATVLDGALV from the coding sequence GTGAGCGCCGCACCGACCAGGCTCGTCATCCGGGGCGCCTCGGTCCTGGGGGAGGCGACGGCCGACCTGCTCGTCGTCGACGGCGTGATCGCCGAGGTGGGGTCGTCGGTGGACACCACGGGCGTCGAGGTCCACGACGCCGACGGGCTGGTCGCCCTGCCCGGGCTCGTCGACCTGCACACCCACCTGCGCGAGCCGGGCCGTGAGGACGCCGAGACGGTCGTGACCGGCTCGCGCGCCGCGGCCGTCGGCGGGTTCACCGCCGTGCTGGCGATGGCCAACACCAGCCCGGTCACCGACACCGCGGAGGCCGCCGAGCGCGTCCACGACCTCGGTGTCGCCGCCGGCCTGGTCGACGTGCACCCGGTGGGCGCCGTGACCAAGGGGCTCGCGGGCGAGGAGCTCGCCGAGCTCGGGCTCATGCACCGCTCGCGGGCGCGGGTCCGCGTCTTCTCCGACGACGGGAAGTGCGTCGCGGACCCCCGTGTCATGCGCCGGGCACTGGAGTACGTCAAGGCCTTCGGTGGCGTCATCAGCCAGCACTCCCAGGACCCGTCGCTCGCGGGCCCGACCTCGTGCTGCCACGAGGGTGAGCTCTCCGGTCGCCTCGGGCTGCCGGGGTGGCCCGGGGTCGCGGAGGAGGTCATCGTCGCCCGCGACGTGATGCTCGCCCGGCACACCGGCTCGCGGGTGCACGTCGCCCACGCCTCCACCGCCGGCACCGTCGAGGTGCTGCGCTGGGCCAAGTCGCAGGGCATCGCCGTCACCGCGGAGGTGACCCCGCACCACCTGCTGCTGACCACCGACCTGCTCGCCGGCTACGACCCGACCTTCAAGGTCAACCCGCCGCTGCGGCCGCAGGAGGACGTGCTGGCGCTGCGCGAGGCGCTCGCCGACGGCACCATCGACGCCGTGGCCACCGACCACGCGCCGCACGCCCGCCACGACAAGGAGCACGCGTTCGTCGACGCGGCCTTCGGCATGCTCGGCCTGGAGACCGCGCTGCCGGTCGTCGCCCACGTCATGGTCGAGAGCGGACAGATGGGCTGGGCCGACGTGGCCCGGGTCATGTCGACGACGCCGGCCGCCATCGCGGGGCTCGAGGGGCAGGGCCGCGGCCTGGGGGTCGGCGCGCCGGCCAACATCGTGCTCGTGGACCCCGCGGCCGACCTCACCGTCGACCGGGACGCCTCGGTCTCGCTCTCGCGCAACAACCCCTGGCACGGGCGCACGTTCGGCGCCGCGGTGCGGGCGACGTTCCTGCGTGGCCGGGCCACCGTGCTCGACGGGGCGCTGGTCTGA
- a CDS encoding aspartate carbamoyltransferase catalytic subunit: MRKHLLSIDDVSVDDIAEIFATAAEMHDVQRREVKKLPALRGRTVINLFFEDSTRTRSSFEIAGKWLSADTINITGKGSSTSKGESLRDTVLTIASMGVDALVMRHSASGAALQVSQWVDAAVINAGDGTHEHPSQALLDAYTLQRRLGSLEGRHVVMVGDLTHSRVFRSNVLCLTKLGARVTVVAPPTLMPSGVAEWSRAAGFETSYDVDAVLPTADAVMMLRVQKERMSGGFFPSPREYTVGYGLTRDRLALLGPDVPICHPGPMNRGLEIAADAADAAQSVILDQVSAGVAVRMAILYHLLAGEGSAA; the protein is encoded by the coding sequence TTGAGGAAGCACCTGCTCTCCATCGACGACGTGAGCGTCGACGACATCGCCGAGATCTTCGCGACCGCGGCCGAGATGCACGACGTCCAGCGCCGCGAGGTCAAGAAGCTCCCGGCCCTGCGCGGGCGCACGGTCATCAACCTGTTCTTCGAGGACTCCACCCGCACCCGGTCCTCCTTCGAGATCGCCGGCAAGTGGCTCTCGGCCGACACGATCAACATCACCGGCAAGGGCTCCTCGACCTCCAAGGGCGAGAGCCTGCGCGACACCGTGCTCACGATCGCCTCCATGGGCGTCGACGCGCTGGTGATGCGCCACTCCGCCAGCGGCGCGGCCCTGCAGGTCAGCCAGTGGGTCGACGCCGCGGTGATCAACGCCGGCGACGGCACCCACGAGCACCCCTCGCAGGCCCTGCTCGACGCCTACACCCTCCAGCGCCGGCTTGGCAGCCTCGAGGGCCGGCACGTCGTGATGGTCGGCGACCTCACCCACAGCCGGGTCTTCCGCAGCAACGTGCTGTGCCTGACCAAGCTCGGCGCCCGCGTCACCGTCGTCGCCCCGCCCACCCTCATGCCCAGCGGCGTGGCCGAGTGGAGCCGCGCAGCCGGGTTCGAGACGTCGTACGACGTCGACGCGGTGCTGCCCACCGCCGACGCCGTGATGATGCTGCGGGTCCAGAAGGAGCGGATGAGCGGTGGCTTCTTCCCCTCACCACGTGAGTACACCGTCGGCTACGGCCTCACCCGCGACCGGCTGGCGCTGCTCGGCCCCGACGTGCCGATCTGCCACCCGGGCCCGATGAACCGCGGCCTCGAGATCGCCGCCGACGCCGCAGACGCCGCCCAGTCGGTGATCCTCGACCAGGTCTCCGCCGGCGTCGCGGTGCGGATGGCCATCCTCTACCACCTGCTCGCAGGGGAAGGGAGCGCCGCGTGA
- a CDS encoding alkaline phosphatase family protein, with protein sequence MEGFLAPAYGESSLGDVVPAVGRALGVGVPTGTVDPTGLVLPEAASYVVFLVDGLGSRLLERYAHAAPYLSSLRSVAPSATAGVPSTTATSLTSLGTGLVPGAHGVVGFTSRIPGTDRLLNALFWDKDVDPLEWQPHPTAFAGLRSAGVSVTVVNKREFGGSGLTVAAHRGADYVGADKVGERIAAAVAACADRPSLTYLYDGDLDWTGHRYGVASSQWLQQLAIIDAEAEQLREALPASVRLVVVADHGMVDSPPEARIDVDTVTELRDGLALFGGEARFRQLYCQRGAVDDVVATWREVLGDRATVLRREEAIGRGWFGAVGTGVLPRIGDVVAACHGDHAILSTAEWGYEATLVGLHGSLTPEEMLIPVLVD encoded by the coding sequence ATGGAGGGGTTCCTCGCGCCTGCCTACGGCGAGTCGTCGTTGGGCGACGTCGTGCCGGCCGTGGGCCGCGCGCTCGGCGTCGGCGTCCCGACCGGCACCGTGGACCCGACCGGTCTGGTGCTGCCCGAGGCGGCGTCGTACGTCGTGTTCCTGGTCGACGGGCTCGGATCCCGCCTCCTGGAGCGCTACGCCCACGCGGCGCCCTACCTCTCGTCGCTGCGCTCGGTCGCCCCCTCGGCCACCGCCGGCGTGCCGTCGACGACCGCGACCTCGTTGACGTCCCTGGGCACCGGCCTGGTGCCCGGCGCGCACGGGGTTGTGGGGTTCACCTCGCGGATCCCCGGCACCGACCGGCTGCTCAACGCGCTGTTCTGGGACAAGGACGTCGACCCGCTGGAGTGGCAGCCGCACCCGACCGCCTTCGCGGGGCTGCGGTCGGCGGGCGTGAGCGTGACCGTGGTCAACAAGCGCGAGTTCGGCGGGAGCGGCCTGACCGTGGCCGCCCACCGCGGCGCGGACTACGTCGGCGCCGACAAGGTGGGGGAGCGGATCGCCGCGGCCGTGGCGGCCTGCGCCGACCGGCCCTCGCTGACCTACCTCTACGACGGCGACCTCGACTGGACCGGTCACCGCTACGGGGTGGCGTCGTCTCAGTGGCTGCAGCAGCTCGCGATCATCGACGCCGAGGCCGAGCAGCTGCGCGAGGCGCTGCCGGCCTCGGTGCGGCTGGTGGTCGTGGCCGACCACGGCATGGTCGACTCCCCGCCCGAGGCGCGCATCGACGTCGACACCGTCACCGAGCTGAGGGACGGCCTGGCGCTCTTCGGCGGCGAGGCCCGCTTCCGCCAGCTCTACTGCCAGCGCGGCGCCGTCGACGACGTCGTGGCCACCTGGCGGGAGGTCCTCGGGGACCGCGCCACGGTGCTGCGCCGCGAGGAGGCGATCGGCCGTGGGTGGTTCGGCGCCGTCGGCACCGGGGTGCTGCCCCGCATCGGCGACGTGGTCGCCGCCTGCCACGGGGACCACGCGATCCTCTCCACGGCCGAGTGGGGCTACGAGGCGACGCTGGTGGGTCTGCACGGCTCGCTGACGCCCGAGGAGATGCTCATCCCGGTCCTCGTCGACTGA
- a CDS encoding cation:proton antiporter — MDQVGVVAVVVVAYGLVSRLLERTPLTVPLAFTAAGMAAGGLGLVEQDLTGGPVLTLLELTLVVVLFSDAARIDLGAVRRTGGTVPLRLLGVGMPLTIGLGVLAAAVLLGGLEVWEGAIIAAVLAPTDAALGQAVVSSRLVPVRIRQAVNVESGLNDGLSVPFLTLFVALAVEEAGEALDWVAFATQQIGLGVLTGVVVGLAGGTALEVADRRGWVNAPFRQLTVVALAVLAWAGADAVGGNGFIAAFVAGLATGAVIQDSGEDLLEFTEDEGQLLTAVVFFVFGVAATGFLAAVSPAVVVYAALSLTVLRMLPVAVALVGSGLRPTTVLLLGWFGPRGLASIILALVVAEQAPDLPHLDVVMAAMALTVLASTVLHGATARPLVQRYGRFLDTLPSDAPELAAAAELPVRGTMSDPVSGPEEGRDGDG; from the coding sequence GTGGACCAGGTCGGCGTGGTGGCGGTCGTGGTGGTGGCCTACGGGTTGGTCTCGAGGCTGCTCGAGCGCACCCCGCTGACGGTGCCCCTCGCGTTCACGGCGGCGGGGATGGCCGCCGGTGGACTGGGCCTGGTCGAGCAGGACCTCACCGGCGGGCCGGTGCTGACGCTGCTCGAGCTGACCCTGGTCGTGGTGCTCTTCTCCGACGCGGCCCGCATCGACCTCGGCGCCGTACGCCGGACGGGCGGGACGGTGCCCCTGCGCCTGCTCGGCGTCGGGATGCCACTGACCATCGGGCTGGGGGTCCTCGCTGCCGCGGTGCTGCTCGGCGGGCTGGAGGTCTGGGAGGGCGCGATCATCGCCGCCGTCCTCGCCCCCACCGACGCCGCGCTCGGCCAGGCCGTGGTCTCCAGCCGCCTCGTGCCGGTGCGCATCCGACAGGCCGTCAACGTGGAGAGCGGTCTCAACGACGGCCTCTCGGTGCCGTTCCTGACGCTGTTCGTGGCGCTGGCGGTCGAGGAGGCCGGCGAGGCGTTGGACTGGGTCGCGTTCGCGACCCAGCAGATCGGGCTCGGCGTCCTGACCGGTGTCGTGGTCGGGCTGGCGGGCGGCACCGCCCTCGAGGTGGCCGACCGCCGCGGGTGGGTCAACGCGCCGTTCCGGCAGCTGACCGTGGTGGCGCTGGCGGTGCTCGCGTGGGCCGGGGCCGACGCGGTCGGCGGCAACGGCTTCATCGCCGCGTTCGTCGCCGGGCTGGCCACCGGCGCGGTGATCCAGGACAGCGGCGAGGACCTGCTGGAGTTCACCGAGGACGAGGGCCAGCTGCTCACGGCCGTGGTGTTCTTCGTCTTCGGCGTGGCCGCCACCGGGTTCCTGGCGGCGGTCTCCCCCGCCGTCGTCGTGTACGCCGCACTCAGCCTGACGGTGCTGCGGATGCTGCCGGTGGCGGTCGCCCTGGTCGGCTCGGGGTTGCGACCGACGACGGTGCTGCTGCTCGGCTGGTTCGGGCCCCGGGGGCTCGCCTCGATCATCTTGGCGCTGGTGGTGGCCGAGCAGGCGCCCGACCTGCCCCACCTCGACGTGGTGATGGCCGCGATGGCGCTGACCGTGCTGGCCAGCACGGTGCTCCACGGCGCCACCGCCCGCCCGCTCGTGCAGCGCTACGGGCGCTTCCTCGACACCTTGCCGTCGGACGCACCCGAGCTGGCCGCCGCGGCTGAGCTGCCGGTGCGCGGCACCATGAGCGACCCCGTCAGCGGGCCCGAGGAGGGTCGGGACGGCGACGGGTGA